In Phaeobacter piscinae, one genomic interval encodes:
- a CDS encoding glycosyltransferase family 4 protein, whose protein sequence is MTLGQGRTIAFYAPMKSPRHPIPSGDREMARNLMGLLSDSGAVVTLASELRIFDNSGDVERQAILRAKAAQEVDRICTEIATAPKAERPDLWLTYHNYYKAPDLIGPTVARRLAIPYVQVESTRAKKRLSGPWSEFAQAAHDAADVASVIFYLTQRDHQTLLRDRYRDQHLVHLPPFLPDHRLPEPSDRSGAMLCVGMMREGDKLRSYRLLADALAQVSRPWRLDIVGDGPARSEVEQMMSRFGNKVRFLGELDRDALGMFYRQASIFVWPGVNEAFGMVYLEAQSHGVPVLAQDRPGLRDVVTRWELPALTPQPNSGSEGYAQALIQVLDNPALCDRQASRIRSRIADRHLAPAAAQRLWSTLSPLLEIPS, encoded by the coding sequence ATGACGCTTGGCCAGGGCCGAACTATAGCCTTTTACGCGCCAATGAAATCGCCGCGCCATCCGATCCCCTCCGGCGACCGCGAAATGGCGAGAAACCTGATGGGGTTGCTTTCTGACTCTGGCGCGGTGGTCACATTGGCCAGCGAACTGCGGATCTTCGACAACTCAGGCGATGTAGAGCGTCAGGCAATTCTGCGCGCCAAGGCGGCGCAGGAAGTCGACCGCATCTGTACCGAGATAGCAACGGCGCCAAAAGCGGAGCGACCGGATCTCTGGCTGACCTACCACAACTATTACAAAGCGCCCGATCTAATCGGACCAACCGTCGCCCGACGACTTGCGATCCCCTATGTGCAAGTGGAGTCGACGCGAGCCAAGAAGCGCCTGTCGGGTCCTTGGTCCGAGTTTGCCCAAGCCGCCCATGACGCAGCGGACGTAGCCTCTGTCATTTTCTATCTGACACAGCGGGACCACCAGACATTGTTGCGGGACAGGTATCGCGATCAGCATCTGGTTCACCTGCCGCCGTTTCTGCCGGATCACCGATTGCCGGAGCCCAGTGACCGGTCCGGCGCCATGCTGTGTGTCGGTATGATGAGGGAAGGTGACAAACTCAGGTCTTATCGCCTTCTTGCCGATGCGCTGGCTCAGGTGTCGCGACCATGGCGACTGGATATCGTCGGAGACGGCCCGGCCCGATCCGAGGTAGAGCAGATGATGTCGCGCTTTGGCAACAAAGTGCGTTTTCTGGGGGAGTTGGACCGGGACGCCTTGGGCATGTTCTATAGACAAGCCTCCATCTTTGTCTGGCCTGGCGTCAACGAGGCATTCGGGATGGTTTATCTGGAGGCCCAGTCCCACGGGGTTCCGGTCCTGGCACAAGATCGCCCGGGCCTGCGTGACGTTGTCACCAGGTGGGAGCTCCCTGCACTCACACCGCAACCGAACAGCGGATCCGAGGGGTATGCACAAGCACTGATACAGGTACTTGATAATCCCGCCCTGTGTGACCGACAGGCGAGCCGTATTCGCAGCCGGATCGCAGACCGGCACCTTGCACCGGCGGCCGCACAACGTTTGTGGTCAACACTTTCACCCTTGCTGGAGATCCCATCATGA
- a CDS encoding glycosyltransferase family 4 protein — translation MTTGSTGPSRPPLAVVVKGWPRLSETFIAQELVALEAAGHQFEIWSLRHPTDVKRHPLHEKLTATVHYLPEYLYQEPDRVWAARDQAKTMPGYQTAYRIWREDLRRDPTRNRIRRFGQACVLAAEMPGAVLGLYAHFLHTPSSVARYAAIMRGLPWSFSAHAKDIWTSPDWELQEKLAAKSHGATFGATCTGFGAKHLQNMADRSDRVDLIYHGLDLSRFPSPPQRRWRAPGDPLHLMSVGRLVEKKGFDRLIGALALLPKSMDWHWTHIGGGDMRDLLQGIAEDVGVADRITWRGACDQPEVIAAMRACDLFVLPSRIARDGDRDGLPNVLMEAASQRLPILSTAVSAIPEFIESGTHGLLSEDTPEALAEAILTLSRNPEQAARMAEAALGRLRSDFGMDPGIARLSERLTLMMQNA, via the coding sequence ATGACTACCGGATCAACCGGGCCATCCCGCCCGCCCCTTGCCGTTGTTGTAAAAGGCTGGCCACGTCTTTCTGAAACCTTCATTGCGCAGGAGCTGGTCGCGTTGGAAGCGGCAGGTCATCAGTTCGAGATCTGGTCTCTGCGCCATCCCACAGACGTGAAACGCCACCCCCTGCACGAAAAACTGACTGCGACGGTCCATTATCTGCCGGAGTATCTCTATCAGGAGCCAGATCGCGTTTGGGCCGCGCGGGATCAGGCCAAAACAATGCCTGGCTACCAGACGGCCTATCGGATTTGGCGCGAAGATCTGCGTCGCGATCCAACCCGCAACCGAATTCGCCGCTTTGGTCAGGCCTGTGTTCTGGCTGCTGAAATGCCCGGTGCGGTGCTGGGTCTCTACGCCCATTTCCTGCACACGCCGTCTTCTGTCGCGCGCTACGCGGCAATTATGCGCGGCCTGCCGTGGAGTTTTTCGGCCCACGCCAAGGACATCTGGACCTCCCCTGATTGGGAACTGCAGGAGAAACTGGCGGCCAAGAGCCATGGGGCCACCTTTGGTGCGACTTGCACCGGATTTGGCGCGAAGCACCTGCAAAACATGGCAGACCGCAGTGACCGCGTTGATCTGATCTACCACGGGCTTGACCTGTCACGGTTCCCCTCGCCCCCGCAGCGTAGATGGCGCGCACCGGGCGATCCACTACACCTGATGTCAGTGGGGCGGCTGGTCGAAAAGAAAGGCTTTGACCGGTTGATCGGTGCGCTGGCGCTTCTGCCGAAAAGTATGGATTGGCATTGGACCCATATCGGCGGTGGGGACATGCGGGATTTGTTGCAGGGTATCGCCGAGGACGTCGGGGTCGCGGACCGCATCACTTGGCGCGGCGCCTGCGATCAGCCCGAGGTGATCGCCGCCATGCGCGCCTGCGATCTGTTCGTCCTGCCCAGTCGTATTGCTCGTGATGGTGACCGGGACGGCTTGCCCAATGTGCTGATGGAAGCCGCCTCCCAGCGTCTGCCGATCCTGTCCACGGCAGTATCAGCTATCCCGGAGTTCATCGAAAGCGGCACCCATGGCCTGCTCAGCGAGGACACGCCGGAGGCTTTGGCTGAAGCCATCCTGACCCTCAGTCGGAACCCCGAGCAGGCGGCCCGCATGGCAGAGGCTGCCTTGGGTCGGTTGCGCAGCGATTTCGGGATGGACCCCGGTATAGCACGCCTGTCGGAACGGCTGACCCTCATGATGCAAAACGCATGA
- a CDS encoding glycosyltransferase family protein — protein MTANAPSSALRGARVMLYSHDTFGLGHLRRSRALAGAITHADPTASALILTGSPVAGRFAFPSRVDHVRLPGVIKRSDGSYASRTMGMSIEETTSLRAGLIRSTALQYAPDVLIVDKEPTGFRGELLPTLDELKSNGNTQLILGLRDVLDEPEVLAAEWARKDAVAATEQFYDEIWVYGIRSVYDPTAGLPLSSEAQARMHWTGYLRRDLGDLGTPPEQPYVLITPGGGGDGAMMVDLVLTAYERDPDLAPRAMLVYGPFLSGDTRTEFETRVAALDGRVTAVGFESEIETLFAGAQGVVCMGGYNTFCEVLSFDKPAVIVPRTTPRLEQWIRASRAEELGLTAMLDERRDGWTPEAMIRAIRALADQPPPSAAIPDGLLDGLDYVTDRVDALLHGTNGKAAE, from the coding sequence ATGACAGCCAACGCCCCCTCCAGCGCCCTTCGCGGGGCGCGTGTCATGCTCTACAGCCACGATACCTTCGGGCTGGGCCATCTGAGGCGGTCGCGGGCACTGGCAGGCGCGATCACCCATGCTGATCCGACAGCCTCAGCGTTGATCTTGACCGGTTCTCCTGTGGCGGGACGCTTTGCGTTTCCCTCGCGGGTTGACCATGTGCGACTGCCCGGCGTGATCAAACGCTCGGACGGTTCCTATGCGTCGCGCACGATGGGTATGTCGATTGAAGAGACCACATCTCTGCGCGCCGGGCTGATCCGTTCAACCGCGCTGCAATACGCCCCCGATGTGCTGATCGTTGACAAGGAACCGACAGGGTTTCGCGGGGAACTGCTGCCAACCCTCGATGAGTTGAAGTCCAATGGAAACACACAGCTGATCCTTGGGTTGCGCGACGTGCTGGATGAACCGGAGGTCTTGGCCGCTGAATGGGCGCGCAAGGACGCAGTTGCGGCCACCGAACAGTTTTACGATGAGATCTGGGTCTACGGCATCCGCTCCGTTTACGACCCGACAGCCGGGCTGCCGCTCAGCTCTGAGGCGCAGGCGCGCATGCACTGGACCGGGTATCTGCGCCGCGATCTGGGTGATCTGGGCACACCACCCGAGCAACCTTATGTGCTGATTACTCCCGGCGGTGGTGGTGACGGCGCGATGATGGTGGATCTCGTGCTGACCGCCTATGAACGGGATCCGGACCTGGCGCCGCGCGCGATGCTGGTCTACGGCCCGTTTCTGTCCGGCGACACCAGAACCGAATTCGAGACCCGCGTGGCCGCGCTTGACGGTCGGGTCACCGCGGTAGGTTTCGAATCCGAGATCGAAACCCTCTTTGCAGGCGCTCAAGGGGTTGTCTGCATGGGCGGTTACAACACGTTCTGCGAAGTGCTCTCCTTTGACAAACCCGCCGTTATCGTTCCGCGCACCACACCGCGACTTGAGCAATGGATCCGGGCAAGCCGCGCCGAAGAACTGGGACTGACAGCGATGCTCGACGAACGCCGCGACGGTTGGACGCCTGAGGCAATGATCCGGGCCATTCGCGCGCTTGCCGATCAGCCGCCCCCCTCCGCTGCGATCCCGGACGGCTTGCTGGACGGGCTGGACTACGTGACCGACCGTGTCGATGCGCTGCTGCATGGCACCAACGGAAAGGCTGCCGAATGA
- a CDS encoding mechanosensitive ion channel domain-containing protein, whose protein sequence is MRRLVSQFLICLIVALSFAVSGTSEALAQATASTSEDDLARAIEQAADSGVGVIIVDGRGKLVSPSDTPTDATPVPATDQMDGASALMKAQSEVEQFGAALESRLEAMPYSIFEVQYILRQTSPDGRIITYVKVLGWSLFLLFIGRWVSVEIYGKRIAKKHVVARIKENPEGYQDKMPFLVFRFLMGVVGTIVAMAFALLTSYLIFGSSGNSSVKFTVTAIYTAFFLSRSVSDLWRMVLSPYLSQYRIPVFSDRDARRLYVWASVLATYDICSVLFATWVGDFGLNYNVYALVYGVLALVGTLGNLLMVVINARAISNAIRAGRPPEACSWLVRLLSVVWAPVLVIYIIFGWLELAFDLVLERDMSLPLMAGSYSVLTSILVVYGIINYVIERFFNRTRRRAPVESAAGSDEDDAVSDGDAIEIAPQQRHPVATFEDLARRIAGILAFTVGFFAMVAIWNPEAAWMENSRLSRVSDIIVILFIGYIVYHIARIWIDSKIDEEVGDVPVGELGDEGGAGGASRLATLLPLFRGAILAVVVVSITLIVLLELGINVSPLFAGAGVVGLAVGFGSQTLVRDIFSGAFFLVDDAFRKGEYIDIGDVKGTVERISVRSFQLRHHLGALHTIPFGEIRVLTNYSRDWVMMKLPLRVTYDTDVEKVRKLIKKLGQELLDDPVIGDTFIQPLKSQGVIEMQDSAMIIRVKFMTKPGDQWLVRKKVFQEIRDLFAREGVKFAHREVTVRLAEDQADQAPKDKRDLAVGAVQAAIDEDLMDVNDGGGDDR, encoded by the coding sequence ATGCGGCGACTGGTATCGCAATTTCTTATCTGCTTGATCGTGGCGCTCTCCTTTGCGGTCAGCGGTACCTCTGAAGCACTGGCGCAGGCCACGGCTTCCACCAGCGAAGATGATCTGGCTAGAGCGATCGAACAGGCGGCTGATAGCGGGGTTGGCGTGATCATCGTGGATGGGCGTGGGAAACTTGTCTCCCCCTCGGATACACCGACCGACGCCACCCCGGTTCCTGCGACAGATCAGATGGACGGCGCCTCGGCGCTGATGAAGGCACAATCCGAGGTCGAGCAATTCGGCGCTGCCTTGGAAAGTCGCCTTGAAGCGATGCCCTATTCGATATTCGAAGTGCAGTACATTCTGCGGCAGACCAGCCCGGACGGCCGCATTATCACCTATGTGAAGGTGCTTGGCTGGAGTCTGTTCCTATTGTTTATCGGCCGTTGGGTCTCGGTGGAGATCTACGGCAAACGGATTGCCAAGAAGCATGTGGTGGCACGGATCAAGGAGAACCCCGAGGGCTATCAGGACAAAATGCCGTTTCTGGTATTTCGCTTTCTCATGGGCGTGGTCGGAACCATTGTGGCCATGGCCTTTGCGCTGTTGACGTCCTACCTGATCTTCGGATCGTCCGGGAATTCATCGGTGAAGTTCACCGTTACCGCCATCTACACCGCGTTCTTCCTGTCCAGATCGGTCTCGGATTTGTGGCGGATGGTGCTGTCCCCCTACCTGAGCCAATACCGCATCCCCGTTTTTTCGGATCGGGATGCAAGGCGCCTTTACGTCTGGGCCTCTGTGCTAGCGACCTACGACATCTGTTCAGTGCTTTTTGCCACCTGGGTCGGGGATTTCGGCCTGAACTACAATGTTTATGCGCTTGTCTACGGCGTGCTGGCGCTGGTGGGCACTTTGGGTAACCTTTTGATGGTGGTGATCAACGCCCGCGCGATTTCCAATGCAATCCGCGCAGGCCGCCCGCCCGAGGCCTGCTCATGGCTGGTCCGGCTTCTGTCTGTGGTCTGGGCGCCGGTTCTGGTGATCTACATCATCTTCGGCTGGCTGGAATTGGCCTTCGATCTGGTGCTTGAGCGCGATATGTCGCTGCCTCTGATGGCTGGGAGCTACTCGGTTCTAACCTCGATCCTCGTGGTCTACGGTATCATCAACTATGTGATTGAGCGTTTCTTCAACCGGACGCGGCGGCGGGCTCCAGTTGAGAGTGCTGCCGGTAGCGACGAGGATGACGCCGTCTCTGATGGCGATGCCATTGAAATCGCGCCGCAGCAGCGGCATCCGGTTGCCACCTTCGAAGATCTCGCGCGTCGAATAGCGGGTATTTTAGCGTTCACCGTCGGTTTCTTCGCAATGGTTGCCATCTGGAATCCTGAGGCCGCTTGGATGGAGAACTCCCGACTGTCCCGGGTGAGCGACATCATCGTGATCCTGTTTATCGGCTACATCGTCTATCACATCGCCCGGATCTGGATCGACAGCAAGATCGACGAAGAGGTCGGAGATGTGCCCGTCGGTGAGTTGGGCGACGAAGGTGGTGCCGGTGGGGCCAGCCGGCTTGCCACCTTGTTACCCCTGTTTCGGGGCGCCATTCTCGCGGTTGTCGTGGTGTCCATCACCCTGATCGTCCTGTTGGAACTGGGGATCAACGTCAGCCCGCTGTTTGCCGGTGCCGGTGTTGTTGGCCTTGCCGTTGGCTTCGGTTCACAAACGCTGGTGCGGGATATCTTCTCGGGTGCGTTTTTCTTGGTCGATGACGCCTTCCGCAAAGGCGAATACATCGATATCGGCGATGTCAAAGGCACGGTTGAACGCATCTCTGTTCGCTCGTTTCAGCTGCGGCATCACTTGGGAGCCTTGCACACCATCCCCTTTGGGGAAATCCGGGTGCTGACCAATTATTCTCGTGACTGGGTCATGATGAAGCTGCCGCTGCGGGTGACCTATGACACCGACGTCGAAAAGGTGCGAAAGCTGATCAAGAAACTGGGACAGGAATTGCTGGATGATCCGGTGATCGGTGACACATTCATCCAGCCCCTGAAGTCGCAGGGCGTGATCGAAATGCAGGATTCCGCGATGATCATCCGGGTCAAATTCATGACCAAACCCGGTGATCAATGGCTCGTGCGCAAGAAAGTGTTTCAGGAAATCCGCGACCTCTTTGCTCGTGAAGGGGTCAAATTTGCCCACCGTGAGGTCACCGTGCGTTTGGCGGAAGATCAAGCAGATCAGGCGCCGAAGGATAAGCGTGATCTCGCAGTCGGCGCGGTTCAGGCCGCTATTGATGAGGATCTGATGGATGTGAACGATGGCGGGGGAGACGACCGCTAA
- a CDS encoding CoA transferase: MRYLPDHDMFRVIPGDHWPSCYAVSELANRSLAAVGVALAELMKATNLTAGALPITLDQRRAALWFRYSFRPEGWEMPNLWDPLAGDYRTADGWIRLHTNLPHHRAAALNVLGCNPEPEAVRDAVAQQPGDTLEQAIVTAGGVAAAMRSAAEWQTHPQGQAVASEPLIAWSNARPTHMRERPEATPERPLAGLRVLDLTRVLAGPVATRTLAAFGATVLRIDPPGWDEPGVLQDISLGKQMSALDLRSEQGRDQFEALLAKADVLVHGFRPGALEGLGYDNARLRKLTPNLIDVRLNAYGWSGPWAKRRGFDSLVQMSSGIAERGQHWIAGGQITPDTSAKPVPLPVQALDHATGYLMAAAVLNALTKASQGDPVGDARLSLARTADALATLTEHHGDDSSPIGPLMGAADADYSNQIELTSWGPGRRLLPPLKVGETPMRWDQPATAAGTAAPVWPA; encoded by the coding sequence ATGCGCTATCTTCCCGACCACGACATGTTCCGCGTGATCCCCGGCGATCACTGGCCAAGCTGCTATGCTGTTTCGGAGTTGGCCAACCGCTCGCTGGCGGCGGTCGGGGTCGCCCTCGCAGAATTGATGAAGGCCACAAATCTCACCGCAGGTGCGCTGCCAATCACCCTAGATCAACGCCGTGCCGCGCTGTGGTTTCGCTACAGTTTTCGTCCTGAGGGCTGGGAGATGCCCAATCTCTGGGATCCTCTGGCAGGTGACTATCGCACCGCTGATGGATGGATCCGCCTTCACACCAACCTGCCCCATCATCGCGCGGCTGCGCTGAATGTTCTGGGCTGCAACCCCGAGCCGGAAGCCGTTCGCGACGCAGTTGCACAACAGCCGGGCGATACGTTGGAACAGGCTATTGTTACCGCAGGCGGCGTTGCCGCAGCCATGCGCAGCGCCGCAGAGTGGCAAACCCATCCGCAAGGGCAGGCTGTCGCATCGGAGCCGCTGATCGCATGGAGCAATGCCCGCCCTACTCACATGCGAGAGCGGCCCGAAGCCACACCGGAGCGACCTTTGGCAGGGCTTCGGGTACTGGACCTCACCCGTGTTCTGGCAGGTCCAGTGGCGACGCGAACCCTGGCGGCGTTTGGTGCGACGGTGCTGCGGATCGACCCGCCGGGATGGGATGAGCCCGGTGTTCTTCAGGATATTTCACTGGGTAAACAGATGTCAGCCCTGGACCTGCGCTCCGAACAGGGACGTGATCAATTCGAAGCCCTGCTGGCAAAGGCTGACGTGCTGGTGCATGGTTTTCGTCCCGGCGCGCTTGAGGGGCTGGGATACGATAATGCAAGACTGCGAAAGCTCACTCCGAACCTGATTGATGTGCGGCTAAATGCCTATGGCTGGAGCGGCCCATGGGCCAAACGCAGAGGCTTTGACAGCCTCGTACAGATGAGCAGCGGCATCGCGGAGCGCGGACAGCATTGGATAGCGGGCGGGCAAATCACGCCTGATACATCCGCCAAGCCAGTACCACTGCCCGTTCAGGCGTTGGACCACGCCACCGGCTATCTGATGGCTGCCGCTGTGTTGAATGCTCTGACCAAGGCCAGCCAGGGCGATCCCGTCGGAGATGCCCGCCTGTCCTTGGCCCGCACCGCTGATGCGCTTGCGACCCTGACAGAGCATCACGGTGACGACAGCTCCCCGATTGGCCCGCTCATGGGCGCGGCAGATGCGGATTACTCCAACCAGATTGAGCTAACGAGCTGGGGGCCGGGGCGCCGGTTGCTGCCGCCATTGAAGGTTGGTGAAACCCCGATGCGCTGGGACCAGCCTGCAACAGCCGCAGGTACTGCCGCACCAGTCTGGCCCGCATAA
- a CDS encoding ABC transporter permease, protein MSTQPDNRYVDTTPYDPDAALQELERKDLDAPNWVLIWRKFKTHKLGLTSGIFLLVCYLLLPVIGFIAPYGPNDRDSEHIYSPPQSINLFHEGSLRAPFIYPMTSEADLETFQWIFKPDLENPQSLRYFCEGATYKIAGLIPSNTHLFCAPEGATLFIWGSDRLGRDVFSRILYGAQLSLTVGLIGITVSFILGIFFGSLAGYFGGKLDWTINRMIEILRSLPELPLWLALSAAVPSNWSPVAVFFVISIILGILDWPGLARSVRAKFLSLREEEYVRAAEMMGASSGRVIRKHLLPNFMSHLIASAALSIPAMILGETALSFLGLGLRAPAVSWGVMLNDAQNLASIEIYPWTAIPMLPIIVVVLAFNFLGDGLRDSLDPYQQ, encoded by the coding sequence ATGAGCACACAGCCCGACAATCGCTATGTCGACACCACCCCCTATGATCCGGATGCAGCCCTGCAAGAGCTGGAGCGCAAGGATCTGGATGCCCCCAATTGGGTTCTGATCTGGCGCAAATTCAAAACACACAAACTGGGCCTAACCTCAGGTATCTTCCTGCTGGTCTGCTATCTGCTGCTTCCGGTCATTGGTTTCATTGCGCCATATGGGCCAAACGATCGCGACAGTGAGCATATCTATTCGCCTCCGCAGTCCATCAATCTGTTTCACGAAGGCAGTCTTCGCGCGCCGTTCATCTATCCGATGACCTCGGAGGCGGATCTCGAAACCTTCCAATGGATCTTCAAACCCGATCTGGAGAACCCACAGTCGCTACGGTATTTCTGTGAGGGCGCGACTTACAAGATTGCTGGGCTGATCCCCTCCAACACGCATCTTTTCTGCGCGCCCGAAGGGGCCACGCTCTTCATCTGGGGATCCGACCGTTTGGGCCGCGATGTCTTCAGCCGCATTCTCTATGGCGCACAGCTTTCCCTCACCGTAGGTCTGATCGGTATCACCGTCTCCTTCATTCTGGGCATCTTCTTTGGCTCTCTGGCCGGATATTTCGGTGGCAAACTGGATTGGACGATCAACCGTATGATCGAAATCCTGCGGTCCCTGCCAGAGCTGCCATTGTGGCTGGCGCTCTCGGCTGCTGTGCCCTCCAACTGGTCACCTGTTGCGGTGTTTTTTGTGATCTCTATCATTCTTGGCATTCTCGACTGGCCGGGTCTTGCGCGCTCAGTCAGGGCAAAATTCTTGTCCTTGCGAGAAGAAGAATATGTGCGCGCAGCCGAAATGATGGGCGCGTCGTCAGGGCGGGTCATTCGCAAACATCTGCTACCGAATTTCATGTCGCATCTGATTGCCTCAGCCGCACTCTCGATCCCAGCGATGATCCTGGGGGAGACGGCCCTGTCGTTCCTCGGCCTTGGTCTGCGCGCGCCTGCGGTAAGCTGGGGGGTCATGCTTAACGATGCACAGAACCTTGCCTCGATAGAAATCTACCCCTGGACCGCTATTCCGATGCTCCCAATCATCGTTGTTGTGCTGGCGTTCAACTTCCTAGGCGATGGGCTGCGTGACAGTCTGGATCCTTATCAGCAATAA
- a CDS encoding ABC transporter permease, producing MEILRYAIYRFGTMLLTLLVVSVLIFIIINLPPGDYLSNQIAELRASGQSSGVEKAEFLRKEYALDRPLWQQYMIWMGFMPGPHGFSGMIQGNFGWSFEFDRPVAEIVGESLWLTVLVNVAAVLFVYLVALPLGVLAAARSRTWVDYTSAFVGYLGLATPNFLLALILFYYGHKYFDLPIGGLMDPSYEGEPMTWDKVKSILIHLIVPTFVIGTSGASAMMQRLRANMLDELGKPYVETAIAKGMAPARMLSKYPLRVAFNPFVADIGNLLPAMISGSVLVSVVLGLQTIGPTLLTALKTQDMFLSGFVLMFVALLTLIGTMISDVLLVMLDPRIRYEERKR from the coding sequence ATGGAGATCCTGCGCTACGCCATCTACCGGTTTGGAACCATGTTGCTGACGCTGCTGGTGGTGTCTGTGCTGATTTTCATCATCATCAACCTGCCTCCGGGTGACTACCTGTCTAACCAAATCGCTGAGCTGCGCGCCTCCGGCCAGTCCTCCGGCGTAGAGAAGGCCGAATTTCTGCGAAAAGAATATGCCCTGGATCGCCCCCTTTGGCAGCAATATATGATCTGGATGGGGTTTATGCCCGGCCCACACGGGTTTTCCGGTATGATACAGGGCAACTTTGGCTGGTCTTTTGAATTTGACCGGCCGGTTGCCGAAATCGTTGGTGAGAGCCTCTGGCTGACGGTGCTGGTCAACGTTGCGGCAGTGTTGTTTGTCTATCTTGTCGCGCTTCCGTTGGGCGTTTTGGCAGCGGCCCGATCACGCACCTGGGTAGATTACACCTCCGCCTTCGTGGGCTACCTTGGGCTTGCCACGCCAAACTTCCTATTGGCACTGATCCTCTTTTATTACGGGCATAAATATTTCGACCTGCCCATAGGCGGGCTAATGGATCCCTCCTATGAAGGCGAACCCATGACCTGGGACAAGGTGAAGTCCATCCTGATCCACCTGATCGTGCCAACCTTCGTCATCGGTACCTCTGGTGCGTCCGCCATGATGCAGCGCCTGCGTGCCAATATGCTGGACGAACTGGGCAAACCCTATGTGGAAACCGCCATCGCAAAAGGGATGGCCCCGGCACGAATGCTCAGCAAATATCCCCTGCGCGTGGCGTTCAATCCCTTTGTTGCGGATATTGGCAATCTGCTGCCCGCAATGATCTCCGGTTCGGTTCTGGTCTCTGTCGTTCTGGGCCTGCAGACCATCGGCCCAACCCTGCTGACTGCTCTTAAGACACAGGATATGTTCCTCAGCGGGTTTGTTCTGATGTTCGTTGCGCTGCTGACGCTGATCGGCACCATGATTTCCGATGTGTTGCTTGTCATGCTGGATCCCCGCATCCGTTATGAGGAGCGCAAGCGATGA